The genomic window CATATGCCAGAAGCTCGACGATACGCCCGTGCTCAAGGAGCTTTATCCGTTCGCGCGCCTGAAGGACGACATGGGCGCGGGCGTGCAGCTCGGCATGACGGGCATCGGCTACAACACGAAGCTCTTCAAGGAAAAAGGCTGGGCGCCGCCGACCTCGTGGATGGACTTCGCCGATCCGAAGTACAAGGGCAAGGTCGTGTTCCAGTCGGCGTCGAGCAGCACGTTCGGCCTGCACGGGTTTCTCGCGATCAACCGTCTTCTGGGCGGCAGCGAAAAGAACGTCGAGCCGGGCTTCAGCAAGTGGGCGACGACGGTGGGACCGAACGTCGTCGAATACATTCCGAACTCGGCGAAGCTCTCGGAGATGATCACGACAGGCGAAGCCGGTCTCTTCCCGCTCACGCCGACGGCTATCGGCGATCTCAAGGACAAGGGCTTGCCGGTGGCATACGTTGCGCCGAAGGAAGGCGCGGTGTTGCTGCTCGTGGATCTGTGCGTCGTGAAGAACAATCCCGATCCGGCGCTTGCGCAGAAGCTCGCGCAGTTTCTGTTGTCCGCGCCCGCGCAGACGAAGGCCGCCGAAGCCGGCAAGCAGATTCCGACCAACACGCAAGCGAAGATGACGCCGGAAATGGACAAGAATCTCGGCGACCTGAATGCGCTCGCGAAGAAGGTGACGGTCGTGGACTGGGACACCATCAACGCAAATCGCGCACAATGGGATCAACGCTGGAATCAGCAGATCGAGAAGTAAGCAGCGTTCGCGTTGCGTATCGTGCGTGAAGCGGCGCTCGCGCACGATACGCGGACGAACTTGCATTGGTTCACAGCAGACGCGGATCCTGCGCCGCCGGAGCCGTCTGCGATGGCCACGACAGAGGAATATGAAAGTCCTTCAGGATCGCAGCGATGGCTCCGGACGTCGGCAGTCCGGGAAAAGAAGGTTCGCTGTCGGGCTTTTTCAAGTAAGCGATGCCGCCGCGCACGGTGGACATCGCATCGCGTTGAAGCGTGCTTGCACGGGGCAGATCGGTGATCGTCAACGTAGTCATGGCTGGTCTCCTGGCAAAAGTAGAGTGAACGGCGAGACGAAAGTCGCCGGTCGTTCTTTTGCACACGGTGTGCCAATAGCCTGAAAGGCGTCGATTGCTCGTTTGCGTCGAATTAATGCGCGTAAAACCGCGTCGTCCAAAAGAATTCGCGAGCATGCGCTGACGTCACGATGGCACAGCAGCAACAGTTCGACTGATTGCTGTCGGCGCGGGCCAGACATTTGCGTTGTGGCGTGGCGGGATTCAATCGTGAGGATTCGCGCGGCGCGCGAATGGGTCAGGACGGCAGGCCAGTCGGTCTTCGGCTTGCATCATGATGTCATTGGCTCGTCGCGCGCATCGTTATGTTATCGACATCCTTTTACGGCTGCGCAAACTCTGCCGTGCGATTCAAGGTCTCGCTAGACTCAGGTACGTTCGCCGCTGCACCATCGTGCCATTCACGATAACTTCCAGGAGTTCCGCCGGTGCGCTACGCGTTCGCGATCCTGATCAATGTGGTCCTGCCGTGGCTGGCTTATCGGCTGGCACTTCCGCACGTGGGCATGGAAGGCGCGATGCTCGCTTCGGCAGTGCCGCTTGGTCTCTGGCTCGGCATCGACTTCATCCGCTTTTCTCATATCGATGCGTTGAGCGGTATCGTGCTTGCCGGTATTGTCATGTCGATCGCTGTGCTTGCACTGCAATCCGCGACGTGGCTGCTGAAGTCGCGTGAACCGCTGATCAGCGGCGCCATCGGCTTCCTGTTTTTGCTTTCGCTTCTGTTACGCCGCCCGCTCGTGTTCTATCTTGCGCGCTCGACACTCTCTCGCGAACGTCAAGGCCGCGAACTCGATTTCGATGTCATGTGGCGAAGCCAGCCGAAGCTCATGCGCTCCATACGGCTGATGACCGCTGTCTGGGGTATCGGCCTCGTGGTCGAGAATCTATTGCGGCTCGCGGTACTCGACTGGCTAAGTCCCGACGATGCCGAGCGCGCATCCACCTTCATCCGTTACGGCTTCTACGCCGCATTGACGATATGGACAATGCTATATCGCCGTATGTATCTCAAGAAGCCGGATCAGGCTATCTGAACACGATGCATTGTGGCTAATCCCCGCGATTGTTTTGATATCGAGACGTCAAGCTGATGAAAGGCCCGTCATAACATTTTGCTGTCATTCGACGCGGCACGCTGATTGCTGAAAATCCGTTCAAGCAGACGGCACTCGTCTGTGTCCATATTTTCAGTTCGATCAAGGAGGCACGGATCATGATCAAGGCAACTAGCACTCTCATCGCGGCCGTCGCCGCAGTTGCGCTATCGACCGGCGCTATGGCACAAACCGCTGGCGGCGCAAACGGCGGCGGGACGGCGGGCAGCACGGCGAGCCCGGCCAACCAGGTGAACGGTGCAACGGGCGGCTACGGTACGCCTGGCAGCACCAATTCGGAGAGCGGCATGGGACGGACGCAAAACTCCGGCTTGCCGAGCAGCACGAACAGCAATTCGGCGACCGGCACCGCCCCGCCGACCAGCAACAACACGCTGGCAACCCCGAGCGTGAAGTCGCCGGCGGCTGGTCAGTAACGCGTTAATCGTTGATGAGAAAGGACCGCGGCCTTTGTGGGCAGCGGTCCTTTGCCTTTGCAGGCGTGGATGTCGATATAAATTTCAGCGTTTGTAGAAAAGAGGCACTTAGGCCCCACTGATTCGCCGTATTTGTCGGATCATTTCGTCGACAGAGTAAAGCTGATGCACTTTTAAGTGCCTGTCATGCCCGCTGAAATACGCGGCTCGTATCGCGACGCGACGCGCAACCGTCAATATCAAATCTTGAAGCTTTCCAACGTCGCCGGATGAAAGAGTTCTTCAGGCTGAAGCAATCGGCTCGATAAACCCTCTTCGTGGTGACGTTTGAGAAAGCGCGACAGCACATGTCGATTCGCGTCGAAACCGTAGGGCCAGAAGTCGTCGCCCATGAGACGGCGCGCGGCGCTCAACTGTTCTTCAACGAAGGGCAAGGTCACCTTGGTCGCGGATGTATCGCCGAGCCTCGCGAGCGCGACCGCCTTGCTCTTTTCGAACGCCTTCGCCACCGCGCCCGGCAACCACGGATGCTGCTCCGCGAGCGAACGCCGCACGCCCAGCAGATGCATGATCGGGAACAGCTTCGTGCGCGTGTACCAGTCGGCTGCGGCCTTTTGCGGATCGTCGTAGAGATATTTCACGTTCGGATGACCATTGCTGAAGCACGAGGGCGCGCGCGGACCGATAACTGCATCGATCTCGCCGGATGCCAGTAGACGCGAAATCGTCGTGTTCGACGGCGCGTCTTCCAGACGAACATCCGGCGGCAGAGCGAGCTTGATCTTCTCCTCGCGTCCCGCTTCCTCGTAACCGCCGCGCACCCAGATCACATCCGACGCCTTCACGCCGTGATCTTCTTCAAGGAACAGACGCGCCCACACATTGGCCGTCAGTTGATACTCCGGCACGCCGATGCGCTTGCCCTTCAAATCCGCGGGCGATTCGATGCCGCGATCGTTGCGCACATAGATCGACGTATGGCGAAACGCGCGCGACGGAAAAATCGGCACGCCGATATACGCGCTCGTTCCGGCCGCCGTCTTCACGCTATAGCTCGAAAGCGAGAGTTCGCAGATGTCGTAGTCGGCATGACGGAACGCGCGAAAGAAGATCTCTTCCGGGTCTTGCAGCATGAACACCGGATCGACGCCGTCGATCTGCACTTCACCGTCCACGAGCGGACGCATGCGGTCGTAGTTGCCCACCGCGACCGACAAGTTGAGCTTGGCCATCGTTCAATGATCCCTGTTGTTTGAATGTTTCGAATGCTTTGAGTGTTCCCCGCCGATGAGCACGTCGCGCTGTTGCGCGCTGGAATGCAGCATCGCGATGCAGATTTCGAGCGTGCCGCGCGCCCAGACGCCGTCGTGCAGCGGCGCGATACCGCCATGCACGGCGGCGCTCAGTTCGTCGATGACTTCGGCGCGCGGCACATGCGGCGCATCGAGTTCGATGCGTGCGCGCCGCTCGTCGCCATACACGAGGATCGCATCGGGAAGCGGCCGAAGATCGCCACGTTCACACGAAACGATCAGTGGCCCGAAATGTTGATATGCGCGCGGCTCGGATTGCCCGCGCGATGGCGCGGTATAAGCCTCGCCGCCATAAGTGCCCGCCGCCTTCAACCGTGCCTCTTCTTCCTTCGATTCCACGCGCGAGAGCTTGCGCCGCGCGCTGCCGTAATCGTCGGCGTTGCGCGTCTGCCCCATCTCGCCGATCCAGCCGGTCCATTCGTCCGAATCGAAATGCGCGTAGCCGTTGTAGGCAAGCGTCGCGAACGCGCCGTTGTCGAACCAGAGCGTCGCTGTGTAAGCGCCTTCGGTCGGTCGCGCCGCATCCCAGTTGCCGACTGCCGCGCGAATACGTGTCGCGCGGCCGCCTGCCAGCAAGCGCACGATATCGACCTGATGCGCCGCCTGGCTGAACACCGCGCCGCCGCCCTCTTCCGTCTTCAATTCCTCCGGCCTGCGCGGGCGGAACAGATAGTCGGTGTAGTTAAGCGCCTGAATCATCTTCACATCGCCATACTCGCCCGATGCAATCAGTTCGCGCGTGCGCAAATAAGGCGTATCGAAGCTATGACAATGACCGACGATCAGATGCACGTTCGCTGCACGGCACGCGTCGATCATCGCGTCGCATTCTTCGAGCGACAGCGCCATCGGTTTTTCGACCAGCACATGTTTGCCGTGCCGCGCCGCGATGCGCGTATGCGCCGCATGAAACTGATGCGGGCTCGCGATATAGATCGCATCGATTTCCGGCATGCGTGCGAGCGCTTCGATATCGTCGAAGGCAGGCGCATCGAAGTCGGCTTCGAACTGCGCACGCGCCGTCGCGCGCGGATCGCATGCACCGACGAGCCGCACGCGCGCGTCCGCCAGAAAGGTCGGCAGCATCAGCGAGAATGCGCGGCCCAATCCCGCCACGCCAAGTCTGAGCGTATCCATCACACCTGAACCTGATAGTTCGGCTCGCCCACCGAAGCCGCTTCGACTTCGACCCAGACCGGTTGCGCGGCGTACTGCTTCCAGTCCGTGTCCTTCGGGACCATCGCCTGAAACGAGCATACGGTGCGCGGGATCGCATTGTCGCCGGTGCCGATCGCGAGCTCGCCCGCCTGAAACGCCTTCAGCGCGTCGAGCATGCGGCGACGGAACTCGACCACGGCAACATCGCTCGCGCCGAGCCGCTCTTCCGTGCGATCCGCGATCGGGCCCATCGTCACCCACATCGCGATGTCCTGATTCGGAAAGCCCTTGATGCCCGTGAAGTTGCCCGCCTTCATCGCCTCACGGTCCTGCCAGAAGCGGTTGTCCGTGTTGCGCAGCGGCCGGTAATACGCATCGAGATCGATGCCCACTTGCTGCCCGAGAAACTTGCGCCACGTCTCCGTTTCGGGCGTCTTGTCGGGATGGCCCCACGCCATGAAATAGAACGCGGTGCTGGTGTCGTCGCACGGCACGTTGATGTTCGCGACGTTATAGAGGTTGTTCGGCGGGATCAGCGCGGTGGCCGGCGCGACGAACACCGTCGAGCGCACGTAGTCGTGCGTGGCCGCGTTCTGAATCGGACGACGCAGCGCGGCGTAACGAAAGCCATACCCCGTGCGATGCACCTGCATGCGCGGCGCTTTATCGGTCGATGGGCGCAGCCAGTTCTTCGACGTCGCTTCCGCCCCGCCGACGCGCGCCGGCACGAAGTCCGACGAATGCAGGCTCGAACTGTGCGCGGAGTCGATCGCGCCTTCGAGAATCTGCGCCCAGTTGCACGGCAGAATCGCCTTCGCGATGCTCACGCGCGTGTCTTCGGTCGGCGCCCAGGCCGGCGGCACGAACTCGGGAATCGCGTCCTGCGGGCCCATGTAGGCCCACACGAAGCCGCCCCACTCCTTCGTTTCATAAGCCTTGTGCCGGGTCTTCTTCGTCATGTCGCTGCATGACGGCTCCGAAACCATTTCGATCACGTTGCCTTTCACGTCCATCTTCCAGCCGTGATAGAGACAACGCAGGCCGCAGTCTTCGTTGCGCCCATAGACGAGCGACACGCGACGATGCGGACAATACTCATCCATCACGCCGACGTTGCCGTCGGTATCGCGGAACACGACGAGATCTTCGCCGAACACGCGCGCCTTGACGGGTGCGCCGTCCGGCTCGCTGACTTCTTCGATGAGGCACACGGGCGTCCAGTGACGCCGCATCAACTGGCCCATCGGGGCATCGCCTTCGATACGACACAGCAACATGTTTTCTTCATGCGTGAGCATTTTCGCTTCTCCTGACCAACGTATTCAACGGGGACACATTCACTTCGTTAGAGATCCAGCACGAGTTCTTCGCTCTTCGCACGCGACACGCAGATCATGATGTGGCCGGCCTTTTCGTCCTCGCCCAGCACCATGTCGCGATGGTCGGCTTCGCCCGCGCACAAGGTCGTGCGGCACGATCCGCACGTGCCGCTCTCGCACGAACTCGGCGCACGGATGCCGTTGTCGCGCAAGATTTCAAGGATCGAGCGGTCCTTCGGAATCTCGAAGGACCGGTCCGAACGCGCGAGCTTCACGCTGAACGGCACGTTCTCCGCCGCGCGCGACTGATCCACGCCGAAGCTCTCGAAATGCACGCTGCCGGTCGGCCAGTGGCCGGTCATGTCGCGCACGCCGTCCATCAGCGCACGGGGGCCGCAGCAATACACATGCGTGCCGCTGCCGGGCTTTTCGAAGACGGGCCAGAAGTCGAACGCGCGGGCAAGATCGCCGTGATCGTGATGAATCACCACATGCGGCTTCCATTCCGCGCCCGACAGTTCGTCGAGGAACGCTGTCGTTTCGGGGCTGCGCGCGAGGTAATAGAGCTTGAAGCGCGGACCGCCGATGGCCTTGAGATGACGCATCATCGACAGAATCGGTGTAATGCCGATGCCGCCCGCGACGAACACGAAACTGCGCGCGCGTTCGCTCAATTCGAATTCGTTGCGCGGCGCGGAGACTTCGATGCGATCGCCCTCGTTCACCTGATCCGTCATGCTGACCGAGCCGCCGCGGCCCGCTGCATCGCGCTTCACGGCAATCACGTAGCGGTCGGTTTCGTCGGGGTCGTTGCAGAGCGAATAGTTGCGATTCGTGCCGCTCGGCACGCGCAGCGTCAGATGCGCGCCCGCACTGAAGGGTTCGAGCGCGCCGCCTTCGGGATCGCGCAGCTCGAAGCTCACGATGCCCTCCGCGACCTGTTCCTTCTTCGTCACCACGAGGGTCCTGAAAGACAGTTCGTTGCTCGTTGCTTCGTTCGTTGCTTCGCTCAGTTCCCTGCTCATTTCCCTGCTCTCCTGCTTCGTTCGCCGTGTGCATGACGTCTTCATCGCGACGTCACTCTATGCGTTTATATTAGATATCTAATCATTTTGAAGCAAGCGGGTTTTCCCTGAAATGCGTCGTCGCGACATCAAGTAAAAACGGCGCCCGAAGGCGCCGCCGATGCTGCGAGAAGCGTTTGTTACGCACGCTTTTCCGCGTGTTCGCGCAGCGTGTTCGCCGGCACGCCGAGCAACACCGCAAGCCCGCCGAGCAACACGATCGCGGCGATGGCCGATAGCCCGATCGCGAGACTGCCTGTCATCGTCTTGATCCAGCCGAGCGCGATCGGTCCGCAGAACGCGCCGACCTGACCCAGACAACTGATCGCGCCGATGCCGGCCGCGGCGGCTTCGTCGGTGAGATAGGCAGGCGGAATCGACCAGATGATCGCGGCCGCGCCGAAGTAGGAAATGGAAATCATGCCGAGGCAGACGATCGCCGCCGCCGTGTTGCCCGACACCATCGGCAACAGGAAGCCGCCCAGCGCGCCCACGGCCGTGCACGCGAAGAAGTGCCAGCGCCGTTCGAGCGTTACGTCGGAACTGCGGGCCACCGCGAACATGCCGAGCGCGCCGATGATGTACGGCAACGCCGACAAGAGGCCCACGTTCAGCACATCGGCCACGCCCGCTTGCCGGATGATGGTCGGCGTCCAGTAGTTGAGGATCGTGCCGCACAGCGGTACCGTGCCCCAGCCCGCCGCGAGGATATACACGCGCGGGTCCTTGAGCGCCGCCAGCAACTGGCCGCCCGTGTGCTTCGCGGGCGCTTTTTCGGCGCGGTCGGCGGCGAGCGCATCGAGGATGATCTTCTTTTGCTCGGCGTCGAGCCAGCGCGCGTCCTGCGGCCGGTCGACCAGATAGAAGAACGCGACGATGCCCATCACGAGCGCCGGCAGGCCTTCGAGAAAGAACAGCCATTGCCAGTTCTTGTAGCCGAGCACATCGACGAAATTGTGCAGAATCCAGCCCGACAACGGCCCGCCGATAATCCCCGCCGCCGCGATCGCCAGCAGAAAGCGCGACGTGATGCGCGCACGCCGCGCGCCCGGATACCAGTACGTCAGATACAGGATGATGCCCGGCCAGAAACCGGCCTCGGCCGCGCCGAGCAGAATGCGCGCGATATAGAACTGCGCGGGCGTGGTCATGAAGGCCATCGCGGTGGAGATGCCGCCCCACAAAATCATGATGCGCGAGATGGTCAGCCGCGCGCCGATCTTCTTGAGCCACAACGTGCTCGGCACTTCGAGCGAAATGTAGCCGATGAAGAACAGGCTCACGCCAAGTCCGTAGGCGGCATCGGAGAGACCGAGATCCTGCTTCAGATGCAGTTGCGCGAAGCTCACGTTCACGCGGTCGAGGTAATTCAGCACCCAGCAGACGAAAATGAACGACATCAGCCGCCAGGTGACTTTGTGATACGTCGATTCAATGCGAGCCGCCGCCGCATCCGACTCCGACATAAATTCCGTGACTGTGGATTTGGCCACCAAACATCTCCGTTGCGCTTCTCTGATGAGGACGAGACGCCGGATCGCACGACGCTCGTCGCACGCTCCGGCCACTCAGGTTTTTATTCGATATCTAACTATAATGGTAGGGAGAGGCTGGCTCGGGAACAAGTTCGGGTTTGCCCGGAGAAAGCTTCGGCGCGCAGGCACGGCATGGCAGCGGGGCCACCGGCTATCATGTCAATGAAACATGAATCGCTTTGGGACAACACCGCCATGACACGAAAAGAGAAGCTGGAAGGCGCGCCGCGCGAGACCGCGGAGATGCTGCGCCATTGGCATGAATCCCTGCCGAACGACCGGCTCGCGCACCTTGTCAAAGACGCGACGCGTTCGATGGTGCGCGCCTTGCAGATGCGCCTCGCGGAACATTCGGTGTCGTTCGGGCACTGGACGTTTCTGCGCATCCTGTGGGAAACCGACGGTCTCACGCAACGCGAACTCAGCGAACAGGCGGGCGTGATGGCGCCCACGACTTTCGCCGCCGTCACCGCCATGGAAAAGCTCGGCCTCGTCGAGCGTCAGCAGCGGCCCGAAAACAAGAAGAACACGCATGTGTATCTCACCGCCGAAGGCCGCGCGCTCAAGCGCAAGCTCGTGCCGCTCGCGGAGGAAGTCAACGAAATCAGCGTGACGGGACTGAGCGAGCGCGATATCAAGACCGCGCGCAAGGTGCTGCTCGCGATCATCGAAAACCTCGCCGAAGACGAAGCCGGTTCCACGAATCCGATGCGGCGCGTGCCATCGACGCGTGAACTCGGAAGGATCATCGCCGAACGCGGCGAAACGCTCGAAGACGTCTGAGTCCGCAAGAGCACGAGCACAAGCACGCACGCGA from Caballeronia insecticola includes these protein-coding regions:
- a CDS encoding ABC transporter substrate-binding protein, whose protein sequence is MKLSRTLTALVAFGITSAAWSQSKTIYIGMNGGPMEKAYTSQVLPDFEKANNVKVVVVPGTSSDVLAKLLANRNSPQIHVAFLDDGVMARAVSMGICQKLDDTPVLKELYPFARLKDDMGAGVQLGMTGIGYNTKLFKEKGWAPPTSWMDFADPKYKGKVVFQSASSSTFGLHGFLAINRLLGGSEKNVEPGFSKWATTVGPNVVEYIPNSAKLSEMITTGEAGLFPLTPTAIGDLKDKGLPVAYVAPKEGAVLLLVDLCVVKNNPDPALAQKLAQFLLSAPAQTKAAEAGKQIPTNTQAKMTPEMDKNLGDLNALAKKVTVVDWDTINANRAQWDQRWNQQIEK
- a CDS encoding VC0807 family protein, coding for MRYAFAILINVVLPWLAYRLALPHVGMEGAMLASAVPLGLWLGIDFIRFSHIDALSGIVLAGIVMSIAVLALQSATWLLKSREPLISGAIGFLFLLSLLLRRPLVFYLARSTLSRERQGRELDFDVMWRSQPKLMRSIRLMTAVWGIGLVVENLLRLAVLDWLSPDDAERASTFIRYGFYAALTIWTMLYRRMYLKKPDQAI
- a CDS encoding ABC transporter substrate-binding protein; amino-acid sequence: MAKLNLSVAVGNYDRMRPLVDGEVQIDGVDPVFMLQDPEEIFFRAFRHADYDICELSLSSYSVKTAAGTSAYIGVPIFPSRAFRHTSIYVRNDRGIESPADLKGKRIGVPEYQLTANVWARLFLEEDHGVKASDVIWVRGGYEEAGREEKIKLALPPDVRLEDAPSNTTISRLLASGEIDAVIGPRAPSCFSNGHPNVKYLYDDPQKAAADWYTRTKLFPIMHLLGVRRSLAEQHPWLPGAVAKAFEKSKAVALARLGDTSATKVTLPFVEEQLSAARRLMGDDFWPYGFDANRHVLSRFLKRHHEEGLSSRLLQPEELFHPATLESFKI
- a CDS encoding Gfo/Idh/MocA family protein; this encodes MDTLRLGVAGLGRAFSLMLPTFLADARVRLVGACDPRATARAQFEADFDAPAFDDIEALARMPEIDAIYIASPHQFHAAHTRIAARHGKHVLVEKPMALSLEECDAMIDACRAANVHLIVGHCHSFDTPYLRTRELIASGEYGDVKMIQALNYTDYLFRPRRPEELKTEEGGGAVFSQAAHQVDIVRLLAGGRATRIRAAVGNWDAARPTEGAYTATLWFDNGAFATLAYNGYAHFDSDEWTGWIGEMGQTRNADDYGSARRKLSRVESKEEEARLKAAGTYGGEAYTAPSRGQSEPRAYQHFGPLIVSCERGDLRPLPDAILVYGDERRARIELDAPHVPRAEVIDELSAAVHGGIAPLHDGVWARGTLEICIAMLHSSAQQRDVLIGGEHSKHSKHSNNRDH
- a CDS encoding Rieske 2Fe-2S domain-containing protein; translated protein: MLTHEENMLLCRIEGDAPMGQLMRRHWTPVCLIEEVSEPDGAPVKARVFGEDLVVFRDTDGNVGVMDEYCPHRRVSLVYGRNEDCGLRCLYHGWKMDVKGNVIEMVSEPSCSDMTKKTRHKAYETKEWGGFVWAYMGPQDAIPEFVPPAWAPTEDTRVSIAKAILPCNWAQILEGAIDSAHSSSLHSSDFVPARVGGAEATSKNWLRPSTDKAPRMQVHRTGYGFRYAALRRPIQNAATHDYVRSTVFVAPATALIPPNNLYNVANINVPCDDTSTAFYFMAWGHPDKTPETETWRKFLGQQVGIDLDAYYRPLRNTDNRFWQDREAMKAGNFTGIKGFPNQDIAMWVTMGPIADRTEERLGASDVAVVEFRRRMLDALKAFQAGELAIGTGDNAIPRTVCSFQAMVPKDTDWKQYAAQPVWVEVEAASVGEPNYQVQV
- a CDS encoding PDR/VanB family oxidoreductase — translated: MSRELSEATNEATSNELSFRTLVVTKKEQVAEGIVSFELRDPEGGALEPFSAGAHLTLRVPSGTNRNYSLCNDPDETDRYVIAVKRDAAGRGGSVSMTDQVNEGDRIEVSAPRNEFELSERARSFVFVAGGIGITPILSMMRHLKAIGGPRFKLYYLARSPETTAFLDELSGAEWKPHVVIHHDHGDLARAFDFWPVFEKPGSGTHVYCCGPRALMDGVRDMTGHWPTGSVHFESFGVDQSRAAENVPFSVKLARSDRSFEIPKDRSILEILRDNGIRAPSSCESGTCGSCRTTLCAGEADHRDMVLGEDEKAGHIMICVSRAKSEELVLDL
- a CDS encoding MFS transporter; this encodes MAKSTVTEFMSESDAAAARIESTYHKVTWRLMSFIFVCWVLNYLDRVNVSFAQLHLKQDLGLSDAAYGLGVSLFFIGYISLEVPSTLWLKKIGARLTISRIMILWGGISTAMAFMTTPAQFYIARILLGAAEAGFWPGIILYLTYWYPGARRARITSRFLLAIAAAGIIGGPLSGWILHNFVDVLGYKNWQWLFFLEGLPALVMGIVAFFYLVDRPQDARWLDAEQKKIILDALAADRAEKAPAKHTGGQLLAALKDPRVYILAAGWGTVPLCGTILNYWTPTIIRQAGVADVLNVGLLSALPYIIGALGMFAVARSSDVTLERRWHFFACTAVGALGGFLLPMVSGNTAAAIVCLGMISISYFGAAAIIWSIPPAYLTDEAAAAGIGAISCLGQVGAFCGPIALGWIKTMTGSLAIGLSAIAAIVLLGGLAVLLGVPANTLREHAEKRA
- a CDS encoding MarR family winged helix-turn-helix transcriptional regulator codes for the protein MTRKEKLEGAPRETAEMLRHWHESLPNDRLAHLVKDATRSMVRALQMRLAEHSVSFGHWTFLRILWETDGLTQRELSEQAGVMAPTTFAAVTAMEKLGLVERQQRPENKKNTHVYLTAEGRALKRKLVPLAEEVNEISVTGLSERDIKTARKVLLAIIENLAEDEAGSTNPMRRVPSTRELGRIIAERGETLEDV